The Flavobacterium sp. HJ-32-4 genome contains a region encoding:
- a CDS encoding sensor histidine kinase gives MKNTILIAVLGLSTLVSQAQRRDEVDSINALPYQVKVEKARTLDAVFLANARAAHRLGYIDGEAESYANAALAYYFQGAYDKDLSYSLKAIGLYQKSGNLERLAHHYAETGYRMKRRDMASAQAYMQKGKHLAEAHRFTKPLLALYNNYGVLKEMQGQLDSALFFYRKSLRLQQSVRDSVGIPYSLNNIAGIYLMRKQYDRVKPFLDEALAIRTRHHDKLGMAETFTALADLAAVKGKRPEAIRYYDKALALANEMGYLNLMANNHLMLSRQYEELGKKDDALHHYKAYAMFRDSLVNTETNKRIAELQVEFDTGEKEKQLALNKAALLEKEAEVLKSRATIAAVSLLTLFTAICGFLLWRQQRMANQQQRQEFSLQAAIAQIESQNRLQEQRLAISRDLHDNIGAQLTFIISSVDSLRYGFSIKEGVIAQKLASITDFTRSTIIELRDTIWAMNHADITFEDLKARILNFVEKAQEATNLRITFSVADECNAVVLTSVAGMNLYRTLQEAVNNALKYANANTITIAVSVHDATIRLSVTDDGAGFDVAAASGGNGLVNMTNRMEDIGGRLSISSQPGEGTSVEAFLPFPVNHHQKPSI, from the coding sequence ATGAAAAACACGATCCTCATTGCAGTTCTCGGCTTGTCGACCCTGGTGTCACAGGCACAACGACGCGATGAGGTCGACTCGATCAACGCCCTTCCCTATCAGGTAAAGGTTGAGAAAGCACGTACCCTCGATGCGGTGTTCCTGGCAAACGCCCGTGCCGCCCATCGTCTTGGCTATATAGACGGCGAGGCCGAAAGTTATGCGAATGCAGCATTGGCCTACTACTTTCAGGGGGCGTATGACAAGGACCTTTCGTATTCGCTCAAAGCCATCGGGCTTTACCAAAAATCGGGCAATCTTGAGCGGCTCGCACATCACTACGCCGAGACAGGCTATCGCATGAAACGGCGTGATATGGCCAGCGCACAGGCTTATATGCAGAAGGGCAAGCATCTGGCGGAAGCGCATCGGTTTACCAAGCCATTATTGGCGCTTTACAACAACTACGGGGTGTTGAAAGAGATGCAGGGGCAACTCGACAGTGCGCTGTTTTTCTACCGGAAAAGCCTCCGACTACAGCAATCGGTGCGTGACAGTGTGGGGATTCCGTATAGCCTCAACAACATTGCCGGCATTTACCTGATGCGGAAGCAATACGACCGCGTCAAACCCTTTCTGGACGAAGCATTGGCCATCCGCACCCGGCACCATGACAAACTCGGGATGGCGGAGACCTTCACGGCCTTGGCCGACCTTGCCGCCGTAAAAGGGAAACGACCCGAGGCCATTCGGTATTATGACAAGGCCCTCGCGCTCGCCAACGAAATGGGCTATTTGAATTTAATGGCGAATAACCATCTCATGCTTTCCCGGCAATACGAAGAGCTCGGGAAGAAAGACGATGCCCTACATCATTATAAAGCCTATGCGATGTTTCGCGATAGCCTGGTCAACACCGAAACCAACAAACGCATCGCCGAACTGCAGGTTGAGTTTGACACAGGCGAAAAAGAGAAACAACTTGCGCTGAACAAGGCGGCCCTATTGGAAAAAGAAGCCGAAGTACTCAAATCACGCGCTACGATCGCAGCAGTTTCGTTGCTCACCCTTTTTACGGCGATCTGTGGCTTTCTTTTGTGGCGGCAACAACGGATGGCCAACCAACAGCAACGACAGGAATTCTCGTTGCAGGCCGCGATTGCCCAGATTGAATCGCAGAACCGTTTGCAGGAACAGCGGCTCGCCATCTCGCGAGACCTTCATGACAACATTGGCGCGCAACTCACCTTCATCATTTCGTCGGTCGACAGCCTGCGGTACGGCTTCAGCATCAAGGAAGGCGTCATCGCGCAAAAACTGGCATCGATCACCGACTTCACGCGTTCGACCATCATCGAGTTGCGCGATACCATCTGGGCGATGAACCATGCCGACATTACGTTTGAAGACCTGAAGGCACGCATCCTCAATTTCGTCGAGAAGGCCCAGGAAGCCACCAACCTCCGGATTACCTTCAGCGTCGCCGACGAATGCAACGCCGTAGTCTTGACTTCGGTAGCCGGCATGAACCTGTACCGAACCCTTCAGGAGGCGGTCAACAATGCCTTAAAATATGCGAATGCGAACACTATAACCATCGCCGTTTCCGTGCACGATGCCACCATCCGGCTTTCGGTTACCGACGACGGTGCTGGCTTCGACGTCGCCGCCGCATCCGGAGGTAACGGTCTCGTGAACATGACCAATCGTATGGAGGATATTGGAGGCCGTCTTTCGATTTCATCCCAACCCGGCGAAGGCACCTCGGTTGAGGCGTTCCTTCCCTTTCCTGTAAACCATCACCAAAAACCATCGATATGA
- a CDS encoding response regulator transcription factor, with amino-acid sequence MTKIVLVDDNVFLQKAIIEKLSFFDDLQCRYTALNGEDLMAKLEQNHNIDLILMDIEMPRMNGIEATALVKARYPHIKIIMLTVFDNDENIFLSIKAGADGYLLKDVSPQDLYQGLLETLKGGATMTPSIALKTLRLFRNPLQLDDATDEEEVRLTLREVEVLEQLSRGLKYHAIAENLILSVGTVRKHVENIYAKLQVHNKLEAIQKARTNKII; translated from the coding sequence ATGACCAAAATTGTACTAGTGGATGACAACGTTTTCCTTCAGAAAGCGATCATCGAAAAGCTCTCGTTCTTTGACGATCTCCAGTGCCGTTATACCGCGTTGAACGGTGAAGACCTGATGGCAAAGCTCGAACAGAACCACAACATCGACCTGATCCTGATGGACATCGAAATGCCCCGTATGAACGGTATCGAAGCCACAGCCCTTGTGAAGGCCCGGTATCCGCATATCAAGATCATCATGCTGACCGTGTTTGATAACGATGAGAACATCTTCCTATCCATAAAGGCGGGCGCCGACGGCTATTTGTTAAAGGATGTGAGTCCACAGGATCTCTATCAGGGCCTCCTCGAAACCCTCAAAGGCGGTGCGACCATGACGCCGTCGATCGCGCTGAAGACACTACGGCTTTTCCGGAACCCACTGCAATTGGATGACGCAACAGACGAAGAGGAAGTGCGCCTGACCTTACGGGAAGTGGAGGTGTTGGAGCAATTGAGCCGCGGACTCAAATACCACGCGATTGCAGAAAACCTCATCCTTTCCGTGGGCACCGTCCGGAAGCACGTCGAGAACATCTACGCCAAGCTGCAGGTGCACAACAAGCTCGAAGCCATCCAAAAAGCCCGTACCAACAAAATCATATAA